One region of Aminobacterium colombiense DSM 12261 genomic DNA includes:
- a CDS encoding amino acid ABC transporter ATP-binding protein yields MTRAAIPLIHVENLYKSFEDGEVLNGISIDIHEGDLVSIIGPSGCGKSTFLRCLNCLEYIDSGTITIAGVTVSRTGKEKELDKSFLEACHHMRQEVGMVFQSFNLFPHRTVLENVMLAPMVVKKASEEEAHEIALRLLEKVGLSEHAHKYPATLSGGQTQRGAIARALAMNPKVMLYDEPTSALDPELVGEVLQVMKDLDNEGMTQIIVTHQMRFARNASDYIVFMDGGEIVEMADGDVLFETPQNKRTKAFLRHFSEDVA; encoded by the coding sequence TTGACACGTGCGGCTATACCTTTGATTCACGTTGAAAATCTGTACAAGAGCTTTGAGGATGGAGAAGTTTTGAATGGAATCTCCATAGACATTCATGAGGGGGATCTGGTCTCTATCATAGGGCCGTCAGGATGCGGCAAGTCAACGTTCTTACGGTGTCTCAATTGTCTCGAGTACATCGATTCCGGAACCATTACTATCGCCGGCGTTACGGTAAGCCGCACCGGCAAGGAAAAGGAACTGGACAAAAGCTTTCTGGAAGCCTGTCATCATATGAGACAGGAAGTTGGAATGGTATTTCAAAGTTTTAATCTTTTTCCTCACCGGACCGTTCTCGAAAATGTTATGCTGGCCCCTATGGTCGTTAAAAAGGCCAGTGAAGAAGAAGCTCATGAAATAGCGTTGAGATTGCTTGAAAAAGTTGGCCTTTCCGAACACGCCCACAAATATCCAGCCACCCTATCTGGCGGACAAACTCAACGTGGGGCTATTGCTCGCGCCCTCGCCATGAATCCCAAAGTCATGCTCTATGATGAACCGACTTCAGCCCTCGACCCCGAATTAGTGGGGGAAGTTCTGCAGGTCATGAAAGATCTTGATAATGAAGGCATGACTCAGATCATCGTAACCCATCAAATGCGATTCGCCCGCAACGCTTCTGACTATATTGTCTTTATGGACGGCGGGGAGATCGTTGAAATGGCTGACGGCGATGTTCTGTTTGAAACACCTCAAAACAAACGAACGAAAGCATTTCTCAGACACTTTTCAGAGGATGTAGCATAA
- the thrC gene encoding threonine synthase encodes MLEKKLICTACGSTFSLRENLARCQKCREPLEIEEFISKNIDTEERSDIFKRYKSFFPFQSSCSGLSLGEGMTPLLSAPSFAEKYGVKEIFLKNETVNPTWSFKDRGTAASIHHAIELGFRRIGTVSTGNMAASVAAFGARAGLETTILVKGDIPSEKLNPVAIYNARLIKALGDYDRLYEESLRLGERYGIYFMNSDVPFRVEGSKTIAFEICEQTEFNVPDFVIIPTSAGGNIRGIEKGFREFYKSGLIPHIPTIVAAQAEGCAPIARAYEKNSLTIERFPNPHTVAHAIENPFPPSGNQVLRMLHRQRGVAVAVSEESIYESQLELAGMGLFVQPASAVSLAALKKLRQTGSISSEQRAACILTGSGLKYTAVFDAYNLNAEECLIDDLEKLLAVK; translated from the coding sequence ATGTTAGAAAAAAAGCTTATATGCACTGCCTGCGGATCAACGTTTTCTCTTCGAGAGAACCTTGCACGTTGCCAAAAGTGCAGGGAGCCACTTGAGATCGAGGAGTTTATTTCAAAGAATATCGATACGGAAGAACGATCGGACATCTTCAAACGGTATAAGAGCTTTTTCCCCTTTCAGTCCAGTTGCAGCGGTCTTTCCCTTGGCGAAGGAATGACCCCCCTTCTTTCAGCTCCCTCCTTTGCTGAAAAATACGGGGTGAAAGAAATATTTTTAAAGAACGAAACAGTAAACCCCACGTGGTCTTTTAAAGACCGGGGAACAGCCGCGTCCATTCACCATGCCATTGAACTTGGTTTTCGCCGAATCGGAACTGTCTCTACAGGAAATATGGCAGCTTCCGTAGCTGCTTTCGGGGCAAGAGCAGGCCTTGAAACGACAATCCTTGTGAAGGGGGATATCCCTTCTGAAAAACTCAATCCGGTTGCCATCTATAATGCCCGTCTGATCAAGGCTCTGGGCGACTATGACCGACTTTACGAAGAAAGCCTCCGCCTGGGAGAAAGATATGGCATCTACTTTATGAATTCCGACGTTCCCTTCAGGGTCGAAGGGTCTAAGACCATTGCTTTTGAAATATGTGAACAGACAGAGTTTAATGTTCCTGACTTTGTTATTATACCAACAAGTGCCGGCGGCAACATTCGAGGCATAGAAAAAGGGTTTAGAGAGTTTTACAAATCCGGGCTTATTCCTCACATACCAACGATTGTCGCGGCTCAGGCAGAAGGATGTGCACCAATAGCGAGAGCCTACGAAAAGAATTCTCTCACTATTGAGCGGTTCCCCAACCCCCACACTGTCGCCCACGCCATAGAAAACCCTTTCCCCCCAAGCGGCAACCAGGTGTTAAGAATGCTTCACAGGCAAAGGGGGGTAGCTGTGGCAGTTTCAGAAGAGAGCATTTATGAATCTCAGCTAGAACTGGCAGGGATGGGGTTGTTTGTTCAGCCAGCTTCAGCTGTTTCGCTGGCGGCCCTTAAAAAACTGCGGCAAACTGGCTCTATCTCTTCAGAACAGAGAGCGGCATGTATCCTTACAGGGAGCGGGTTGAAATACACAGCTGTTTTCGATGCCTACAATCTCAATGCCGAAGAGTGTCTTATAGATGATCTTGAGAAGCTTCTTGCAGTGAAATGA